The Rhodoferax ferrireducens T118 DNA segment GCCGGTCTGCTGGGCGGGTGCGAGGTCCGCTTCATGGAGCATGAGCTCCCCTTTGGCGAACTGGCGCTGGTCTGCCCGGATGGGCAAGTCGTGCACCCGTTGGACTGGCAGACCGAGCAGCCGGTGGCACTCTTGAAGAACGTGCTGCGCCTGACCGCGCCCAACCCTGGCGCCATGACCGGGCCCGGCACCAACAGCTATCTGGTGGGCGACCCGGCGACCGGTTACCTCGTGATCGACCCCGGTCCGGCCGACCCGGATCACCTTGAAAAACTGTGGCGTGCGGCCGGCGGTGACATCCGCATGATTGTGTGCACCCATTCGCACCCGGACCACGCCCCGGGCGCCCTGCCCTTGCAGGCGCTGTGCCTGCAGCACGGCCAGCCGCGGCCACCGATTCTGGGTCTGCCCAGCGCGCCGACGGCCCGCGCCCACAGTGTATTCACGCCCAACAGAACACTATTGAATAGTGAGCTGCTCACGCTTATTCCACGGGGGTCAGAGGCTGATTTGTCATATATTTCAGGCCACACGCTCAAGGTGATTCATACCCCCGGCCACGCCGCCAACCACCTGTGCCTGGTCTTGCTGGAAGACCGTTTGCTGTTCAGCGGCGACCACATCCTGAGCGGCAGCACCACGGTGATTGATCCGCCCGATGGCGACATGCAGGCTTATCTGGACTCCCTGGACGTGTTGAGCGCCGCCTGCGAAGAACACCAGCTCGAATTCATCCTGCCCGCCCATGGCTACGTGATTGGCGGTTTTGACGGCGAGGCAGCCGGGGCCATTACGCGTCTGAAAGCCCATCGCCTGCAGCGCGAAGCCAAAATCGTGCAGGCGATGCAGGCACAACCGCAAGGCACACTGGACGACTGGGTCGCGCAGGTCTACGACGACGTCCCGCCGCGCATGTGGCCGGTGGCCAAGCGCTCGCTCATGGCCCATGTGGCGCGCATTGAAGTCAATTTATCCCTGAATGACTGATTCTTGGCTGATGTTGGTGGGAGTGGGACGGATGCCGGGGGCTCTCAACGCTTCGCTTTTTGAAATCGCCCCCAACATCCGCCCCACTCCGGCATTGCTGCTTGATCCGATCTGGGTGCCATTGGGGCACGTGCACCAAATACCGCTGCAGACACAAAGCCGTCGTTCAACCTTGCAATATAGCCGCTCCAAAGCTTTCATTGAGGTGGGCGCGTCAAGCGTTTCGCAAACGCTTCAAACTCCTCCAGTGGCAGCGGCCTGCTAAACAAACAGCCATGGCGGGCAGGTCAGCCCATGCCTGCCAGGAACTTGCGCTGCTCCTGGGTCTCGCCTTCGGCGATGACTGCTAGGCCCATGCTGTCAGCCAATGAGATCACCATCTTGGCGATGGCGGAGTCGTTGTGGCCAATCATATTGGCTCCCAATCGTCTCCTGACTGTTTGGACGCGGGAGTCATCGGCTTTTTTGGTGAAACTGCCGGCACCGCAAGCGGCACCGTTGGTCGTGAACTTTTAAAGCTGGAGGGGCCCACAGTGCTCAAGGACCGATGGTGCTTTGATCCGGACTGGTTCAGTTCGAAAAGGCCGACTCATTGGAGTATTTTGGGTATCGCTGAGTTTGAACGCGGCCACCACTTGGGCCAAGCGCTGTGCCTGATCACTCATGCTGTCGGCAGCAGCCGTTGACTCTTCCACCAGCGCAGCGTTCTGTTGCGTCATCTGATCGAGTTGCCGGATAGCAGCATTGATTTCATCAATGCCATGCCGTTGATCAGATGTCTGCGAGCTGATATCACCAACGATCTCTGACACCTTTCCAATGCTCTGAACAATCTCATTCATGGTCTGGCCTGCCGCAGCGACTAGACTGATACCTGCTTCGACTCGCTCAACGCTATTGACGATGAGACTCTTGATCTCTTTTGCTGCTTCAGCGGAGCGTCCAGCAAGACTGCGCACTTCGCTGGCCACCACGGCAAATCCGCGGCCCTGTTCACCAGCACGCGCAGCCTCTACCGCAGCATTGAGCGCGAGGATATTGGTCTGGAACGCAATACCGTCAATGACTTGGATGATGTCAGATATCCTGGCTGAACTGGTGGAGATGTCGTTCATTGTGGAAACCACCTGCGACACAACCTCTCCACCACGGTGTGCTATTTGGCTAGCACTGCCAGCAAGCTGATTGGCCATATTCGCTGAATCGGCGCTATGCCGCACCGTCTCCGTCAATTCCTGCATGGATGCCGCCGTTTCCTCCAAACTGCTGGCCGTTTGCTCAGTTCGATTGCTTAAATCCAGAGAGCCTGCAGCGACTTCTCGGGAGGCGTTTGCGATGGATGCGCTGCTGGAACGCACATCACGCATAACCTGCTCGGTCTTCTGAACAAACTCATTGAAAGCCTGCGCCATCTCGGAAATTTCATCCCGCCCTTGGACGGGAAGGCGCTGAGTCAAATCTCCTGAACCAGAGCCGATCTCTCGCATCGCATCCCGTATCCTCACAAGACCGCCAAGCAGATGGTTTACAACACCCATCGAAAGAAGTGCCGCTGCAATTCCAACGGCAACAATGGTCAGCGCAGCATACGTAAGCAACTGATTCAAGCGCGCCAAGGCTTCGCTCTCGCTGGCTGCGGTTACCAAGGTCCAGTCGGTTTCTGGTACCGGTGTTCCCTTTAGCAAAAACCCATTTCCGTCAATTTGGGCCCGTGGTGGTTCGGCCCCCTCTTTCAGCGCGCGTGATATCACGTCTGGAGTTAAATCTTTGGAAAGCTCTGCCAGGGGCTTAAGTGTGAGTTCGGCGCGAGGGTGGGCAATGATCTTTCCGTCCTTGTCCACAATAAATGCAAATCCGCTGGCTGTCGGCTTAATTTGCTGCAAGTCTTTTAGAACATCTTCCAGCGCGACATCTGTTGCTACCACAGCCACAGTGTTGGATCCTTCCTTGACGGGATATGCAAAAGATACGACCAGCTTCTTGCTGGATGCTCCGATATAAGGTGCGGTGAGAACGGCTTTACCCTGGCTATCGGCCAGCTTGTACCAGGGACGTGCAGTTGGGTCGTAATCCGCCGGCCGATTCCGAGATGGCACCGATATCATGCGTTTGTCGGCATGACCGACGTAGGCAAGGTCCAGCTTTCCGGCATCGATTGCCTGCTGCAAACCAACATTGGGATCGACTGCGTTGGCTTGTGTTGCCATCGAGGTCACTATGTCCTTTTGCATTTTTGCCCACAAGCCAATACGCTTACCCTCAGCCTTGGCCGTTTGTGCCAAGTTGGCAGCAATGTCCTCAAGTAAGAAACCACGCGCCAAGCTGTAGCTGACCAACGTGGCGGTAACAACCGCCAAAATCACAACCAACACACTGATGCCAATCAGGCGCGATCGAATCGATGCAAACATTTTTTTCCTCTTTGATGGCTGGTCTATGTTCGACACAAACATAGTTCACGAGAGCGGCCAACTTGGCATCCAGCAGACCGTAGCCTGCTGTGCCGCGCTCAATCGAGCATGGTTTTAAGAACTCGGCGCGTCGCTGGGGCCTAGATGGCTGTCACGACTGTGCTTTCGTTGAAATTTCTCTCAACGATTTTAGGCGCTGCCGGCGCCCCTTTGTTTGCGGGTCTGATGGTTTACAAGATTGAGATTGACTTCGATCAATTGCGTGCCAACGAAGCCCAGCAACGCGCATTGAACGACCCGGCCAAGGCGACCCCGGCTCTGTGGACCATCACCAAACCGAACCTCGACGTGATCGAACAAGCCGGCGCCAAGCTGCTGCATCAGCATCCCTGCTTTCAGCGCTTGCTGAGTGACCTTGGCGTGCCGGCTGATTTCATCGACGTTACTTTTGCGCAAACTGGTTGCCCACAGGCGGCAGACCATTCACAACTGTGATGGGATACAACGGTCGGAACCCGGGGCACCGTATGTCCGCATTGCGGTGACCAATTTCTTGCCACGAAGGTCAGAAGCGGGTACGTCGCCAAACGTCACGAATGGCTCGTGACCGGCAGTGAAGTGGACCGCCAGAAAGCGGCCGTTGTTCTTGCGGAAATCCGCGATGGTCTTGAAGTCCGGTGTCAGGCGGCTGGTTAACCACATCAGTTCAACATTGCGTTGGCACTCGCGCTCCAGGCGCCGGCTGGACTGGATGCGGTTGAGGCAGCCCTAAATGTAGAGTTTCAGAAGCACCGACGGGTGGTAACTCGGTCTGCCAGTCATCGCTGGCGTCATGCCATCAAACCCAAGGGCAACGAAGTCAAGCTCGTCCACAAATACGTCACCAACACGCACCGCATTGTCCTCAGCGATGTAGTCATCCAGACACTCAGGTAGCAGCGTGACTTGGCTTCGCTCTTCACCCTGGATATACCGCTTCATCTGCACGCCTCCATCAATGGACTCACGTTGATACCGACACACAACCCCCTTAAGCCGCGTACATGGTCGACACGCTTTCACACAGTCTCGCTGCAGTCCTGTCAACGATCTTCACGCAGCCAGCGTCAGTAATGCGGATTGAACGCCGCCAACTGAACGACTGCTTTATGGAAGGGGAAGGCTGTCCCACAAGATCTTCCGCCTCCAGTAAGCTGACACCCGTGCGCACCCGGTTCTGATTGTTGGCAGGTGCTCAAATCTGTCGCCGAGGCAAACCGCAGCCGCTCGGCCACTACATGCCGGCTTCGCCTGCCCACTGTTCCAGTGCTGAAGCCATGCTCAAGCACCGAGGAATTCACCAACCGGCTTAAGGTCTTCAATCCGGTCGCAAATAGCCTTGATGACCACTAGGATCGGAACCCCTAGCAAAAGTCCCCATATGCCCCAGAGCCAGCCCCAGGCCAGTACGCCGACGAAGATGGCAACCGGATTCATCTTGTTGGTGCGACTCGTCAACCAAGGTGTCAGCAGGAAAGCTTCGATCGAATGAATCACCAGGGAAGTTCCGCTTACTATCAGCGCCATCTCCAGCGTGCCAAACTGCAGGAAGCTCACCAGCGCCGAACCGGTCGCGATGGCCACACTGCCGACATAGGGAATCAGATCGAGCACACCTGCGGCAACACCCCATACCGCCGCGTGCTCCAGACCGATGGCCAAGAAGCTCAACCAGGTGGCCAAACCGACCAGGATACTTGTAAACAGCTGCACCAGCATGTAGCGTTGGATCTGGTCGTGAATCTGATTGAGTGCCTGCAACGTGACTTTCTTCTTGCTCAGCGTGGGTCCGGTAAGTTTGATCAACTTGCGCCGGAACTGGTCGCCCGAGGCCATGAGAAAGAAAGTGATCAGCGCCACCATCCCGATCTGGCCCAACATCCCCAGCAGTCCCATGGTGCCGCTCCACAGATGGTCCTTGATATTGAACTTGGGCTTTTCAATCTGCACCCGTTGGACGCTCCGGCTAACCGGTGCGGCCTGGGTCGACTCATCGGCCGCTTGCTCAATTTGAGCGGCCGCCCTCTGCACTGTTGTCAGTGTATTGTTCGGCTTGCCTGGCAGGGATCGAACCGAATCGTGCAGCTTTTGCGCGGCCGCGGGGAGCAATTCGACCAGCTTGCTGGCGTCATCGCTCAAAGAATAAGCACCTGCTCCGATGCCGCTGAGAATGCCCAATATCAATACCGCTGCGCTCAATGCGCGTGGGATCCGGAGCAACTGCAGCCAATCCACCACCGGCGACAGTGCATAACTGAAAAGCAAGCCGACCAACACCGGAATAAAGACGGCACCGGCCCAACGCAACGCAAAAACGCTGGCCAGCGTAGCTATCACCACCAGCGAAACGCTGCGCACGTCCACTGGCATATGCAGTAGCACGCGCGATGGTTCTGCCGGCTCGGTGGCCGCTGTCTCTGCCTGCGCACCCATACCGTCGTGTTGCACTGAAGTTGAATCTGTCACTGCTGGCTCCTGCTTACCGCCGAGTGTATTCTCGGTTCAGAAGCGGTAGTCAAGAAACTTCTTGCGGGTCGCCAACAACCAGTACTTATTTGTCAAGCCTTTTTCTTGATTACAGCATTTGGCTTTTGACATCATGGTCCGCTTATCATGATCGGCAGCAGTGAACTGATTCGATGGACCGCTTCAAGAGCCGGCCAAGGCCACATTCTGACTTCCTCACTTTGACTGACCGTTATGTAGAACTCGGGCCGCCGAAGGACAGCCATCAAGCGTCGCAACCCAATGACGGGGCCATTCCGGTCATTCTTCCATGCGGTCCACGAGCGTCGACTTGACATAGCAAAGCAGCGCATCACCCAGATGGAAATCGGAGCACAAATCGTTTTGGAGCCCAAGTAGCACGAGGCAATAAATCGGGCATTCTCTCAATTCAACTTCCCTAAACGGTACTTTCTGATTTTGTCGTGCAGCGTGGTCTTGGCCATACCCACGGCTTCGGCAGTACGCGCCAGGCTACCTCCGTTTCGGCTCAGGGCTTCCGCAATGAGCGCGCTCTCGAAGGCTTCCACGGTCTCCGCCAGTTGCCGGGGACCGGCGGAAACCTCGGCTGCGAAGGGCGGGAAACCGAGCTCAATACCCAGCACCCAGCGGTCGGCCACGTTTCGCAGTTCCCGCACATTGCCTGGCCAGTCGTAAGCCATCAGGCGGCCCTGACGGGGTGGCTCGGCTGCAGACACCGGTCTCTGATGACGGGCAGCACCTTGCAGCAGGAAGTGCTCGAACATGAGGGGAATATCTTCCCGCCGCTCGCGCAGGGGCGGCAGCTGTAAAGTGACGGCATTGAGCCGGTAGTAGAGGTCGGCGCGGAAGCGGCCTTGGTCCGATAGCTCCTTCAGGTCCACCTTGGTTGCGGCGATAACCCGGCAGTTCACCGGGATGGGGGAGTTGGAGCCCAGCCGTTCCAGGCTGCGTTCCTGCAGCACCCGCAGGAGCTTGATCTGCATGCTGAGAGGCATCGACTCGATTTCGTCGAGCAACAAGGTGCCACCGCTAGCGTACTCGATCTTTCCAATTCGGCGCTTGCCGGCACCGGTATAAGCCCCTGCCTCGTGGCCAAATATTTCGCTTTCGAACAGGGTCTCTGGCAGGCCGCCGCAGTTGATGGCGACGAAGTGGCCGGAGCGACTCGGCCCGGCTTCGTGCAGGCAGCGGGCCACCAGTTCCTTGCCGGTGCCAGTTTCACCCTGGATGAGAATGTCGGCAGCGCTGTTGCCTAGGTCAGCCACCAGTTGCCGCACCCGGGCCATGGCCGGCGAGCGGCCGAGGAGCTTGGCTTCAAGTTGGTCTCGGTTGCTCAGACGGGCGCGCAGTTGACGCACTTCCAGGGTCAGGCGGCGTTTGTCTAGGGCCCGGCGCACCACTTCCACCAGGTAGTCCGGGGAGAAGGGCTTTTCGATAAAGTCGTGGGCGCCGTCCTTCATGGCCTGGACCGCCAGGGACACGTCGCCGTGGCCGGTAATCAGCACGACCGGCAGATCCGGGTCAATGGCCCGCAGTTCCTTGAGTAGGGCCATGCCGTCCATACCCGGCAGTCGGATGTCGCTCACGACCACGCCGGGAAAATCGCGCGTGACGCGGCGCAGGGCCTTTTCGGCGCTGTCCAGGCCGCTGGCCGGAATGTCTTCCAGCTGCAGGGCCTGTTCGCAGCCCAGGCGGACGTCCGGGTCGTCCTCGACCACCAGTACCTGGAAGATTTCAGTCATGTTGTTGGCCCTCCTGGGGCGGCTGGAATGTCCAGCGTGAAGATGGCGCCGCCTTCTGGATGATTGTCGCCAGACAGGCTGCCGCCAAAATCGGCGACGATACCGGCAGAGATGGTCAAGCCGAGTCCCAGGCCACTGCCTGCCTCCTTGGTCGTGAAAAACGGTTCGAACAGGTGTGTTCGTGCTTGCGCGGACAGGCCCGGCCCTCGGTCCCGCACCTGGATCAGAATCCGCTCGCCCTGGCGCCGGGCGGTGATGTCGAGCGCTTGTGCCGGCTGGCCTTCCATGGCGTCCAGGGCGTTCCCGGCCAGATTCACCAGCACCTGCTCCAGCCGGTTGGCATCGCACCAGGCTTGCAGCTCTTCGTCCGACAGATCGATGCAGGCCACGACGCCAGCGCGCCTCAAGCGCTGCTCCAACAGGAACAGGGCGTTATCCACGGCCCGGCGCAGCGGTACGACCTGGGGGCGGCCCGAGGACTTGCGGGCGAAGGATTTCAACTGGCCCGTGAGGCGGCCCATCCGATCCACCAGGTCGGCGATGCGATTCAGGTTGCTGTCAGCGGTCTGCTGGTCACCGCGGGCGAGGAACTTGCGGGCATTGCCGGAGAGGGTGCGTAGCGCCGCCAGCGGTTGATTCAGCTCGTGGGCGATGCCGGAGGAGAGCTGGCCGATAACGGCCAGCTTGCCGGCCTGGACCAGCTCGTCTTGAGCGGCACGCAAGGTGCGCTCGGCCCGGGTGCGTTCTGCCACCTCCACTTGCAAGCGGGTGTTGGCGGCAGAGAGGT contains these protein-coding regions:
- a CDS encoding MBL fold metallo-hydrolase, with protein sequence MPRPSQLLHPARPPAPTRPAATVLLLRDTPGGLEVLMTRRSTTASFVPGAYVFPGGGVDALDSASHAQARRRETQSDLHLTQAIAAIRESFEELGVLLARRSDGSPANQHDIDALDRGAPFVAQCQSRCLTLAADEVFVLAHWITDRDLPRRFDVPFLVARMPEGQTPVADESEQFEPVWVRPVDALARHEAGQFFIIYPTIRTLERLLHYASVDAVLQACAVNERPLWTCCPRAGLLGGCEVRFMEHELPFGELALVCPDGQVVHPLDWQTEQPVALLKNVLRLTAPNPGAMTGPGTNSYLVGDPATGYLVIDPGPADPDHLEKLWRAAGGDIRMIVCTHSHPDHAPGALPLQALCLQHGQPRPPILGLPSAPTARAHSVFTPNRTLLNSELLTLIPRGSEADLSYISGHTLKVIHTPGHAANHLCLVLLEDRLLFSGDHILSGSTTVIDPPDGDMQAYLDSLDVLSAACEEHQLEFILPAHGYVIGGFDGEAAGAITRLKAHRLQREAKIVQAMQAQPQGTLDDWVAQVYDDVPPRMWPVAKRSLMAHVARIEVNLSLND
- a CDS encoding sigma-54-dependent transcriptional regulator gives rise to the protein MTEIFQVLVVEDDPDVRLGCEQALQLEDIPASGLDSAEKALRRVTRDFPGVVVSDIRLPGMDGMALLKELRAIDPDLPVVLITGHGDVSLAVQAMKDGAHDFIEKPFSPDYLVEVVRRALDKRRLTLEVRQLRARLSNRDQLEAKLLGRSPAMARVRQLVADLGNSAADILIQGETGTGKELVARCLHEAGPSRSGHFVAINCGGLPETLFESEIFGHEAGAYTGAGKRRIGKIEYASGGTLLLDEIESMPLSMQIKLLRVLQERSLERLGSNSPIPVNCRVIAATKVDLKELSDQGRFRADLYYRLNAVTLQLPPLRERREDIPLMFEHFLLQGAARHQRPVSAAEPPRQGRLMAYDWPGNVRELRNVADRWVLGIELGFPPFAAEVSAGPRQLAETVEAFESALIAEALSRNGGSLARTAEAVGMAKTTLHDKIRKYRLGKLN
- a CDS encoding AI-2E family transporter: MTDSTSVQHDGMGAQAETAATEPAEPSRVLLHMPVDVRSVSLVVIATLASVFALRWAGAVFIPVLVGLLFSYALSPVVDWLQLLRIPRALSAAVLILGILSGIGAGAYSLSDDASKLVELLPAAAQKLHDSVRSLPGKPNNTLTTVQRAAAQIEQAADESTQAAPVSRSVQRVQIEKPKFNIKDHLWSGTMGLLGMLGQIGMVALITFFLMASGDQFRRKLIKLTGPTLSKKKVTLQALNQIHDQIQRYMLVQLFTSILVGLATWLSFLAIGLEHAAVWGVAAGVLDLIPYVGSVAIATGSALVSFLQFGTLEMALIVSGTSLVIHSIEAFLLTPWLTSRTNKMNPVAIFVGVLAWGWLWGIWGLLLGVPILVVIKAICDRIEDLKPVGEFLGA
- a CDS encoding methyl-accepting chemotaxis protein yields the protein MFASIRSRLIGISVLVVILAVVTATLVSYSLARGFLLEDIAANLAQTAKAEGKRIGLWAKMQKDIVTSMATQANAVDPNVGLQQAIDAGKLDLAYVGHADKRMISVPSRNRPADYDPTARPWYKLADSQGKAVLTAPYIGASSKKLVVSFAYPVKEGSNTVAVVATDVALEDVLKDLQQIKPTASGFAFIVDKDGKIIAHPRAELTLKPLAELSKDLTPDVISRALKEGAEPPRAQIDGNGFLLKGTPVPETDWTLVTAASESEALARLNQLLTYAALTIVAVGIAAALLSMGVVNHLLGGLVRIRDAMREIGSGSGDLTQRLPVQGRDEISEMAQAFNEFVQKTEQVMRDVRSSSASIANASREVAAGSLDLSNRTEQTASSLEETAASMQELTETVRHSADSANMANQLAGSASQIAHRGGEVVSQVVSTMNDISTSSARISDIIQVIDGIAFQTNILALNAAVEAARAGEQGRGFAVVASEVRSLAGRSAEAAKEIKSLIVNSVERVEAGISLVAAAGQTMNEIVQSIGKVSEIVGDISSQTSDQRHGIDEINAAIRQLDQMTQQNAALVEESTAAADSMSDQAQRLAQVVAAFKLSDTQNTPMSRPFRTEPVRIKAPSVLEHCGPLQL